From Pongo pygmaeus isolate AG05252 chromosome 1, NHGRI_mPonPyg2-v2.0_pri, whole genome shotgun sequence, one genomic window encodes:
- the F11R gene encoding junctional adhesion molecule A isoform X2, which translates to MGTKAQAERKLLRLFILAILSCSLALGSVTVHSSEPEVRIPENNPVKLSCAYSGFSSPRVEWKFDQGDTTRLVCYNNKITASYEDRVTFLPSGITFKSVTREDTGTYTCMVSEEGGNSYGEVKVKLIVLVPPSKPTVSIPSSATIGNRAVLTCSERDGSPPSEYTWFKDGIVMPTNPKSTRAFSNSSYVLNPTTGELVFDPLSASDTGEYSCEARNGYGTPMTSNAVRMEAVERNVGVIVAAVLVTLILLGILIFGIWFAYSRGHFDKLGACPSIFPSHAVFCPADTHDPISSLSGTKKGTSSKKVIYSQPSARSEGEFKQTSSFLV; encoded by the exons gCTCCCTGGCATTGGGCAGTGTTACAGTGCACTCTTCTGAACCTGAAGTCAGAATTCCTGAGAATAATC CTGTGAAGTTGTCCTGTGCCTACTCGGGCTTTTCTTCTCCCCGTGTGGAGTGGAAGTTTGACCAAGGAGACACCACCAGACTCGTTTGCTATAATAACAAGATCACAG CTTCCTATGAGGACCGGGTGACCTTCTTGCCAAGTGGTATCACCTTCAAGTCCGTGACACGGGAAGACACCGGGACATACACTTGTATGGTCTCTGAGGAAGGCGGCAACAGCTATGGGGAGGTCAAGGTCAAGCTCATCGTGCTTG TGCCTCCATCCAAGCCTACAGTTAGCATCCCCTCCTCTGCCACCATTGGGAACCGGGCAGTGCTGACATGCTCAGAACGAGATGGTTCCCCACCTTCTGAATACACCTGGTTCAAAGATGGGATAGTGATGCCTACGAATCCCAAAAGCACCCGTGCCTTCAGCAACTCTTCCTATGTCCTGAATCCCACAACAGGAGAGCTG GTCTTTGATCCCCTGTCAGCCTCTGATACTGGAGAATACAGCTGTGAGGCACGGAATGGGTATGGGACACCCATGACATCAAATGCTGTGCGCATGGAAGCTG tggagcggaatgtgggGGTCATTGTGGCAGCTGTCCTTGTAACCCTGATTCTCCTGGGAATCTTGATTTTTGGCATCTGGTTTGCCTATAGCCGAGGCCACTTTGACA AGCTGGGGGCCTGCCCCTCCATCTTCCCAAGCCATGCTGTCTTCTGTCCTGCTGACACTCATGAtcccatttcttctctttcaggAACAAAGAAAGG GACTTCCAGTAAGAAGGTGATTTACAGCCAGCCTAGTGCTCGAAGTGAA GGAGAATTCAAACAGACCTCATCATTCCTGGTGTGA
- the F11R gene encoding junctional adhesion molecule A isoform X1: protein MGTKAQAERKLLRLFILAILSCSLALGSVTVHSSEPEVRIPENNPVKLSCAYSGFSSPRVEWKFDQGDTTRLVCYNNKITASYEDRVTFLPSGITFKSVTREDTGTYTCMVSEEGGNSYGEVKVKLIVLVPPSKPTVSIPSSATIGNRAVLTCSERDGSPPSEYTWFKDGIVMPTNPKSTRAFSNSSYVLNPTTGELVFDPLSASDTGEYSCEARNGYGTPMTSNAVRMEAVERNVGVIVAAVLVTLILLGILIFGIWFAYSRGHFDRTKKG, encoded by the exons gCTCCCTGGCATTGGGCAGTGTTACAGTGCACTCTTCTGAACCTGAAGTCAGAATTCCTGAGAATAATC CTGTGAAGTTGTCCTGTGCCTACTCGGGCTTTTCTTCTCCCCGTGTGGAGTGGAAGTTTGACCAAGGAGACACCACCAGACTCGTTTGCTATAATAACAAGATCACAG CTTCCTATGAGGACCGGGTGACCTTCTTGCCAAGTGGTATCACCTTCAAGTCCGTGACACGGGAAGACACCGGGACATACACTTGTATGGTCTCTGAGGAAGGCGGCAACAGCTATGGGGAGGTCAAGGTCAAGCTCATCGTGCTTG TGCCTCCATCCAAGCCTACAGTTAGCATCCCCTCCTCTGCCACCATTGGGAACCGGGCAGTGCTGACATGCTCAGAACGAGATGGTTCCCCACCTTCTGAATACACCTGGTTCAAAGATGGGATAGTGATGCCTACGAATCCCAAAAGCACCCGTGCCTTCAGCAACTCTTCCTATGTCCTGAATCCCACAACAGGAGAGCTG GTCTTTGATCCCCTGTCAGCCTCTGATACTGGAGAATACAGCTGTGAGGCACGGAATGGGTATGGGACACCCATGACATCAAATGCTGTGCGCATGGAAGCTG tggagcggaatgtgggGGTCATTGTGGCAGCTGTCCTTGTAACCCTGATTCTCCTGGGAATCTTGATTTTTGGCATCTGGTTTGCCTATAGCCGAGGCCACTTTGACA gAACAAAGAAAGGGTGA